One window of Acipenser ruthenus chromosome 45, fAciRut3.2 maternal haplotype, whole genome shotgun sequence genomic DNA carries:
- the LOC131720905 gene encoding zinc finger protein 32-like, giving the protein MPVHFKEETELEPVHIKEETELEPVHIKEETELEPVHIKDETELEPVHIKEETELEPVHIKEETELEPVHMKEETELEPVHIKLEKIELQPVHIDEETELEHVHMKEETELEPVHIKLEKIELQPVHIEEESIDLFKDSENISQPQISQQCTECEKSFSSLGYLKIHQRIHTGGKPYHCADCGKSFRQLGNLKRHQRIHTGEKPYYCFECGERFNESGNLKTHLRIHTGEKPYQCSDCEKSFRRLGDLKRHQRIHTGGKPYHCADCGKSFSQLGCLKIHQRIHTGGKPYHCSDCEKSFCQLGDLKRHQRIHTGASLPPSQSLTSPPCLFECVESCLIPCLSLTLQ; this is encoded by the coding sequence atgcctgtccactttaaagaagagactgaactggagcctgtccacattaaagaagagaccgaactggagcctgtccacattaaagaagagaccgaactggagcctgtccacattaaagacgAGACCGAACTGGAGCCTgttcacattaaagaagagactgaactggagcctgtccacattaaagaagagactgaactggagcctgtccacatgaaagaagagactgaactggagcctgtccacattaaattAGAAAAGATTGAACTGCAGCCTGTCCACATTGatgaagagactgaactggagcatgtccacatgaaagaagagactgaactggagcctgtccacattaaattAGAAAAGATTGAACTGCAGCCTGTCCACATTGAAGAAGAATCTATTGACTTGTTTAAGGATTCAGAAAACATATCCCAGCCACAGATATCAcaacaatgtactgaatgtgagAAGAGCTTCAGTTCATTAGGATACCTAAAaatacaccagagaattcacactggagggaagccatatcactgtgctgactgtgggaagagcttccgtcagttaggaaacctaaaaagacaccagagaattcacactggagagaagccgtattaCTGTTTTGAATGTGGGGAGAGATTCAATgagtcaggaaacctaaaaacacacttgcgaattcacactggagagaagccgtatcagtGCTCTGACTGTGAGAAGAGCTTCCGTCGGTTAGgagacctaaaaagacaccagagaattcacactggagggaagccatatcactgtgctgactgtgggaagagcttcagtcagttaggatgccttaaaatacaccagcgaattcacactggagggaagccatatcactgttctgactgtgagAAGAGCTTCTGTCAGTTAGgagacctaaaaagacaccagcgaattcacactggagccagcctccctccctcccagtccctcacctctccaccctgcttgtTTGAGTGCGTGGAGAGCTGTCTgattccttgtctctctctcaccctgcaataa